The Toxorhynchites rutilus septentrionalis strain SRP chromosome 3, ASM2978413v1, whole genome shotgun sequence genome includes a region encoding these proteins:
- the LOC129779057 gene encoding cuticle protein-like gives MTLKCCALFLLVAAASAVVLPVAVKHVEYADAPAEYHFSYSVHDGHTGDVKSQTEERHGDVVKGQYSLIDADGHQRVVDYTADDHNGFNAVVRRDPLAHKIVAPVAKVVAPIAHHYVAPVAKYALPVAKVAYPSYYHH, from the exons ATGACTCTCAAG TGCTGTGCTCTATTTCTTCTGGTGGCTGCTGCCAGCGCCGTAGTTTTACCGGTCGCTGTTAAACACGTGGAATACGCCGATGCTCCAGCTGAGTACCACTTTTCGTACTCCGTCCACGATGGCCACACCGGAGATGTCAAAAGCCAGACCGAGGAACGTCACGGAGATGTGGTGAAGGGACAGTACTCTCTGATCGATGCCGATGGTCACCAACGAGTTGTTGATTATACCGCCGATGACCACAACGGATTCAACGCTGTTGTGCGTCGTGATCCATTGGCCCACAAGATCGTCGCCCCAGTGGCCAAGGTGGTTGCCCCAATTGCCCACCATTATGTTGCTCCAGTTGCCAAATACGCACTCCCAGTTGCTAAGGTCGCCTACCCTAGCTACTATCATCATTAA